In one Nicotiana tomentosiformis chromosome 6, ASM39032v3, whole genome shotgun sequence genomic region, the following are encoded:
- the LOC138894619 gene encoding uncharacterized protein, producing MGLDPTNQSIDKNVADESFKDKIFAKVTQILDKMAEYNQVGHSKYTTGGLAYGTPSLTNMIKDNQERDQTIAGLATNVNVLTKMFTESQTKKVKEKVIEALKTLAPIPRPPSPFPQRLARKFDNSKLEKFYDILKQLSVNIPFVEAFQEMPGFSKYLKDLITKNKTTKNEVVNVTYRVSSIIATTAVQKKEDPRAFTIPCTIGLCDFA from the exons ATGGGCTTGGATCCTACGAATCAATCCATAGACAAAAATGTAGCGGATGAGTCCTTTAAGGATAAAATATTTGCAAAGGTCACACAAATTCTTGACAAGATGGCAGAATATAACCAAGTTGGGCACTCAAAATACACCACTGGTGGACTTGCATATGGTACTCCTTCCTTGACCAACATGATTAAGGATAACCAAGAAAGAGATCAAACAATTGCCGGACTTGCCACCAATGTCAACGTGTTGACAAAAATGTTCACTGAAAGCCAAACAAAAAAG GTTAAGGAGAAGGTAATAGAGGCACTAAAAACTCTAGCACCAATTCCTAGACCTCCTTCTCCTTTCCCTCAAAGACTAGCTAGAAAGTTTGATAATAGCAAACTCGAAAAGTTCTATGACATCCTAAAACAATTATCAGTGAACATTCCatttgtggaagcatttcaagagatgCCGGGTTTTTCTAAGTACTTGAAAGACTTGATCACTAAAAATAAAACTACCAAGAATGAAGTGGTGAatgtgacttaccgggttagttccATCATTGCAACAACCGCCGTCCAAAAGAAAGAGGACCCGAGAGCCTTCACCATTCCGTGCACTATTGGATTGTGTGACTTTGCATGA